Genomic segment of Streptomyces alboniger:
CGGTCTGGATGCCTCCGTCGCGGTCGGCTCGGGCGGCGACACGACGACCGCCACGGTCGAGGTCCAGGTGCCGACGCTGCTCCCCTTCGTGGACGCGGGCTGGAGCGTCACCAAGGAGGCCACCATGCCCAACGACGACGACGCCGAGTACTGAACCCCGTACCCCTGAAGGAGGTTGAAGGACGCCATGAGCCTGCGCGACCGCGTGGCCCCCACCCACCAGACCGAGCCGAGCCGCGACGACGGCCTCGTCGCCGTCTACCGCTCCAAGCTCCTGGAGGAGATCGACCTCGCCGAGATGTCGTCGCTCACCGCCGCGGACCGCCGCGTCCGCCTGGAGCGCGTCCTCGGCCACATCATCAGCCGCGAGGGACCCGTCCTCTCCACCTCCGAACGCGCCCAGCTGATCCGCCGCGTCGTGGACGAAGCACTCGGCCTCGGCGTCCTCGAACCGCTCCTCGCCGACGCCTCCATCACCGAGATCATGGTCAACGGCCCCGACTCGGTCTTCGTGGAGCGCGCCGGCCGCGTGGAACAGCTCCCGCTCCGCTTCGCCTCGAACGACCAGCTCATGCAGACCATCGAACGCATCGTCTCGACGGTCAACCGACGCGTCGACGAGTCGAACCCCATGGTCGACGCCCGCCTGCCCACCGGCGAGCGCGTCAACGTCATCATCCCGCCGCTCGCCCTCACCGGCGCCACCCTCACCATCCGCCGCTTCCCCCGCGCCTACACGCTCCCCGAACTGATCGGCCTCGGCTCACTCGACGAGCACATGCTGATGCTGCTCGCGGCGTTCGTGCGCGCCCGCTTCAACCTCATCGTCAGCGGCGGCACGGGCAGCGGCAAGACCACCCTCCTCAACGCCCTCTCCGGTCTGATCCCGGCCCACGAACGCATCATCACCATCGAGGACTCCGCGGAACTCCAGCTCCAGCAGGACCACGTCATCCGCCTCGAATCGCGCCCCGCCAACGTCGAGGGCAAGGGCCAGATCACCATCCGCGACCTCGTGCGCAACAGCCTGCGCATGCGCCCCGACCGCATCATCGTCGGCGAGGTCCGCGGCGGCGAGACCCTCGACATGCTCCAGGCCATGTCGACCGGCCACGACGGCTCCCTCGCCACCGTCCACGCGAACACCGCGGAGGACGCCCTGATGCGCCTCCAGACCCTCGGCTCCATGTCGGAGGTCCAGATCCCCTTCGAGGCGCTGAAGGACCAGATCAACTCCGCCGTCGACGTGGTCGTCCAGCTCGCCCGGCACAGCGACGGCTCCCGCAAGGTCTCCGAGATCGTGCTGCTCGTCTCGCACGGCCGCCAGCAGTTCCGCATCGCGCCCGTCACCCGCTTCGTGGCCCAGCCGATCGGCCCCGACCGGGTCGTGCGCGGCTGGTTCGAACACCTGCCCCTGCCCCGCGAGATCGCCGACAAGCTGTACGGCGCGGGCGAGCCGGTACCGCCGGCGTACGGCGTGGCGGAGGCGATCGACGTCCTGGACACGAGGGAGGCGATCGGATGACCGGCCCGTCCCCGAGCGAGGAAGGCGGCGCCCGATGAACAACCCCGCGCTGCTCGCCCTGGGCGCCACGATCCTGTGCGGCACGCTCGCCGTCGCGGGTGTCCACTCGTACGCGTCCGGGCGCGCCCAGCGCCAGGCGCTCGTCGACCGGCTGGCGCTCGGCCCCGGCAGCGGGGACGGCGGCCCGCCCGGCCGCGCGCGCCGTTTCGCGGGCGTCGACCGCCGCCTGCGTCGCACGCGCCTCGGCAGGTCGATCCAGCTGCGGCTCTCCTCGACGGGGCTCGACCTGACCGCGGGCGAGTTCTTCACCTACGTCGTCGCGGTCGTGGCGGCGCTCTGGCTGATCGCGGCGGCGACGCTCGCGCCCTTCTTCGGCCCGATCGCGGGCATCGTGGCGATATGGAGCGCGGTCGCCTTCCTCAACTGGCAGCGCCAGAAGCGCATCGAGGCGTTCATCAACCAACTCCCGGACGTGGCACGCATCCTGGCCAACGCGACGGCGGCCGGACTGGCCCTGCGTACATCCCTGGCGATGGCGGCGGAAGAGCTCGAGGCTCCCGCCGGCGAGGAACTGTCCCACGTCGCCGACCAGTTGACGCTCGGCCGCTCGATCGACGACACCCTGGGCGAGCTGGCGGCCCGCCTCCCCTCCCGCGAGCTGATAGTCCTCGTCACGACACTCGTCCTCTCGAACAAGGCGGGCGGCACAGTGGTGAACTCCCTGCGGAACCTCACCCAGACCCTGGAGGACCGCAAGGAGACCCGGCGCGAGGTCCGCACGATGCTGTCGGAGGTCCACGCGACGGCGTTCACGGTCCCGCTGCTCGGCCTGGGCTCCCTGCTCCTGATCAACTCCTCCAACGAGGGCGCTCTGGAACGGGTGACCGGCTCCCCCATGGGCCAGACGCTGATCCTGATCGCGCTCGGCCTGTACGCGGTGGGCTTCTTCGTGATCAGACGCCTCGGCAAGATCGAAGTGTAGGGAGCGGTCGACGTGTTCGGTCTGGCGATGGCGGCCGTGATGGGCCTGGCGGTGGCGGGAGTGTGCCAGGGCATCCGCATGTACCGCGCGGAGGCGAAACTCCCCTCGGACCTGGCGATAGCCCTGGAGGTAGGCGCTACGCGCGTCTCGACGGCGGGCTCGGCGGTGGACCGCCTGGGCATGCGCTTCGCGCCCTTCGTCCTGCGCCTGATGGGCCCGAAGCGGGTGGACGCCAAACGCCGCAGGATCGACATGGCGGGCAACCCGGGAGGCCTGACGATCGACCGCTATGCGGCGCGCAGAGCGGTCTACGGCATCTTCGGCGTGGTGATGGGCCTGGTGTTCCTGACGAACGGCGCCGTGCTCTTCGGTCTCCTGACCTTCGCGTTCGGGGTGACGGCGGCGGACGCCCTGATCTGGCAGGCCATCCGCGAACGCCGCGAGGTCATCGACCGCACCCTGCCGGACTTCCTGGACGTCCTCGCGGTGGTGGTCTCGGCGGGCCTCGGTTTCCGCCAGGCGCTGGACCGGGTCGCGGAACGGTACGAGGGTCCGTGGGCGGACGAACTGCGCATCACCCTGCGCCAGATGGACATGGGCGTCAGCCGCCGCCAGGCCTTCGACGAACTCCGCCGCCGCAACGCGTCCGAGCAGGTCGCCCAGTTCGTCTCCGCGCTCCAGCAGGGCGAGGAACTGGGTTCGCCGATCGCGGACACGCTGATCCAGATCGCGACGGACATGCGCCGCACGGACGCGCAGAACTCCCGCCGCAGGGCGGCGAAAACCATCCCCAAGGCGACGCTGGTGACCCTGGTCTTCATGCTCCCGGCCACGATGATCCTTATCGCGGCGGGCATGTTCCTCGGCTCGGGTTCGGACTTCGGTTCGATTCTGGGGCGCTGAGCATGCGTCGTTCAGCAACTGCGTCGGCTGCTTCAACTGCTTCATCTGCATCGACTGCGTCAACTGTGCGAAACCCCTTCGCGGATGCAATGCGATGTGGGACAGTCGGCTCTGAGTTCACGGTCCGCGGTTCGCGGGAGGGGGCTTCGTGCATGGTGATCTCGAAGAGAGGGAAGGGAATCCGCCAACTTGCGGGCGGGCGACGCCTGTTAGGGCGCGGGTTGCGCAGAGTGGCTGCCGAAACACGTGTTGTCGCGTACGTTGCCCATGACGACACCGCCGGAGGTTGCGGCCGTCGCGGAATCGGGTGGACGAGAAGGGGCCGTCGTGCTGAAGGAACGCGTGCTCAGAGTCTGGGTCGACTGGTCGGTGACGGTGGCATCCCGGGTCCGGGGGAGGGATCGGGATGCGGGGGCGGGGTTTGTGGAGTATGCGGGGCTCATGATTCTTATTGCGGGGATCTTTACGTTGATCGATGGGCTGGGTCTCGACGGCCTGATCTCGGGCGCGATCCTCGATGCGGTCAACAACGTCATCGGCGGTTGATCTCGCACCTGTCGAAGAGCGACCGAGGGCAGACTCTCCCGATCTATGTCTGGTTGACGGGGGTTCTGCTCTTTGTTGCATTCGCCTTCTTCGCGTTCGCTCAGGCTGCCTCGGCCCGAAACGGCGCACAATCCGCCGCTGACGCAGCAGCATTAGCGGCCGCGCAGGAGGCCAGAGACGAACTCATGGGCGGCTTGGAGCTGTCCATTGGTGGAGGGGACGACTGGCCCGACTGGCTCGCCGGTGAGAAGTTCACCGGCGAGGGGGCGCGAGTCGCGGCGGAGACGCTTGCCGCGGAGAACGACTCCACCGTGATCGGCTTCGGGCCCGCTGAGGTGAACGGCTACCCGGGCTTCCGTGCGGAGATCGAGACCACGTACACCGTCGGCGATTCGATCATCCCGGGTACTGAATCCAAACACGCCAAGGCCGACGCCACCGCCATCGTGAAACCGCGATGTGGCATCGATCCGTCGGCCGACCCGGAGAAGGCCGTGGAATTCGACTGCGAGGGCGGGGAGTCCTTCGAGATCGACCCGGACGACTTCGAACTGGATGATCTGCCCGACGCATCCGTCCTCTTCTCTGTCCACCTGGCCGACTGACCGGAGATCGACGAAAGAAGGAAGCGGTAGCCATGAGCATTCGGCGCGCCATGCTGACCCGCAGGGCATTGACCGCTGTGGCGATCACGACGGGGCTGGTCCTCACGGTCGCTGGCTGCGGCGGTGGGGGTGACGAAAAGCCCACGTCGGAAAAGAAGTCGTCCAATACCAAGACTGACGGAGAGAGCAAGGGTCGTGGGCAGCCCCAAAAGCCCGCAGAAGGGAGCACGCTGGCCGAGGTCAAGGGAGAGTCCGGGCTGACTCTCAAGGTGACATCGGCCAAGCGCGACGATGGTGGATTCCTTACCGTCGAGGGAACTGTGACGAATGGAAGCGGTAAGGCCTGGGTGGCTGCCAGTTGGCGAGGCGATGAGCGCGAGTTGACCAAGAACGGGGGCTCGATGGCGGGGGCCAGTCTCGTGGACGCCGCAGGCAAGAAGAAGTACCTCATCCTCCGGGACACACAGGGGCGTTGCCTGTGCACACGATTTACCGGTGGTGTGCTTTCCGGGCAGTCGGTCGACTGGTTTGCTCAGTTCCCAGCCCCCCCTGAGGGCACGACCAAGGTCGACTTCCAAGTCGGCGCCATGCCCCCCGCCCCCATCAAAATCTCCGAGGGCGAATAACCATGACCCCCCACCCCTCCCACCCCCTCCGAACCGCCGGCGCCGTCACCCTCACCGCCCTGGCCCTCCTCCTCGGCCCCGCGCCCGCCTGGGCCGACGAAGGGGACCCCAGCTCACCCCCCGGCAGCACCACCACCTCCCCACCCCCCGAGGTCGACTCCAACAGCCCGGGGCTGAAGCTTGCCGACGGGGCCACGCTCGCGCCCGCCAAGGTGCTGGACATCAAGTCGGTCGTCGAGGACCTCGGCGGCGAGGAGCGGCGCGAGGACACCAACACGGACGTGAAGTTCGCGTTGCAGGCCGAGGTCCTCTTCCCCAAGGACAGCGCGAAGCTGAACCCGGAGGCGAACGCCCGTATAAAGGCGATCGCCGAGGAGGCCAAGGCGCAGAAGGCCACGGACGTCAGAGTGTTCGGCTTCACGGACAACCTCGGCTCCTACGGCCACGGCAAGAAACTCTCCCGACAGCGCGCGGAAGCCGTGCACGACGAACTGGCCGGCCACCTCGGCCCCGAGGTCACGTTCTCCGTACGCGGCTACAGCGAGGACTACCCGATCGCGGACAACGGCTCGGAGGAGGGTCGCAAGAAGAACCGGCGCGTGGAGGTCTCCTTCCCCCGCGGGACGGCGCCCACCGGCACCAACGGCTGACCCCCTCACCGGCACGGCCGCGACGCGGCGCGCGCGAAACCCGGATGTGCCGCACCGCAACGGATGCCAGGATTGCTTCATGAGCGCCCACCCCGCTGGCCCCACTGGTCCCATTGGTCCCACCGGCTCCGCCACCACCCCCACCACCTTCGACGACCTCCTCGCCGAAGCCGAGGCCGCGCCCACCGAAGGCTGGGACTTCTCGTGGTTCGAGGGCAGGGCCACCGAGGCACGCCCCTCGTGGCGGTATGCCGAGGCGATGGCGGAGCGCCTCGCGCGGGCGGAGGCCTCGCTCGACATCCAGACCGGCGGCGGCGAGGTACTGGCCTCCGCGGCCACCCTGCCGCCGCTCGCCGTCGCCACGGAGGGCTGGCCCGCGAACGTCGCCAAGGCCACCGCCCTCCTGCATCCGCGCGGCGTGGCCGTCGTCGCGTCGCCGGAGGACGCGCCGCTGCCCTTCGCGGACGGCGCCTTCGACCTTGTCACCAGCCGGCACCCGGTGCGGGCCCGCTTCGACGAGATCGCCCGCGTGCTCCGCCCCGGCGGCACGTACTTCGCGCAGCACGTCGGACCCGCCAGCGTCTTCGAGGTCGTCGAGTACTTCCTCGGGCCGCAGTCCGAGGAAGTCAGGAACGGCCGCCATCCGGACCGCGAGCGCGCCGAGGCCGAGACGGCGGGCCTGGAGGTCGTGGACCTGCGGGCCGAACGGCTGCGGATGGAGTTCTTCGACATCGGAGCCGTCGTCCACTTCCTGCGCAAGGTGGTGTGGATGGTCCCCGACTTCAGCGTGGAGAAGTACCGGCCGCGGCTGCGCGAGCTGCACGACCGGATCCAGACGGAGGGGCCATTCGTCGCCCACAGCGCCCGCCACCTCTTCGAACTCCGCAAGCCTGTACGGGCGTAGTCTGTACTGTCCTTCCGGTAAGTGACCCAGCGAGCAGAGGAGTTGGCCGTGGCGAAGGAACGAGGGCCGTACGCCTGTGGGCTCGACGCCGCGGTGGATGTCGTCGGCGGCAAGTGGAAGCCGATGATCCTGTGGGCCCTGCACGCGGGCAGGACGCTGCGCTTCGGGGAGCTGAAGCGGCATATCCCGGCCGTCAGCGAGAAGGTGCTGATCCAGCAGCTGCGGGAGCTGGAGTCGGACGGCATCGTGCACCGCGAGGTCTACCGGGAGGTGCCGCCGAAGGTCGAGTACTCCCTGACCGACCTCGGCCAGTCCCTCAACGCGGCGCTGCGGCCCCTGGGGTTGTGGGGCGACCAGCACATGCGGCAGATCGTGGCGAGCAAAGAGGGCAAGCCGTCGAACGCCGCCTGACGGGGCGATTGGTAGGGACTGGGGCAAAACCCCTGTACCGCCCACACCATGACGTACGGGCCAGAATCGAAGCCTTGATTCCGCATCGTTATCAATACTGGCTCGATCTGCCCCTGAGCGTCACGTAAGTTCAGACCAAGGCTAATTCGCGCAAGCAAAGCTGTGCGTGCGGTGCCGTGCGGTGGAGGGGGCCGCGCGGCACCGCGAGCCGTCATCCCGCGTCGCGTACGACGATCCGCGCGCCCCGGCGTACGCCCCACCCCGCCATCGCCCCTGCCGCCGCCTCCATCACATGCCGGGCGCGCGGTCGCGGCAGCCCGAGGCGACCCGGACGCATCGTACGGACGGCCAGCACCCGCAGCTCACGGTCCAGATACGCCACATCGATGGCGAACCGCATCCGCACGGTGTGCACGCTCCTCGCCGGCGTCAGCAGCAGCGCTCCCGTCACACCCGCCCGCCCGAGCAGCCCCCGCCGCCGCGCCCCAGCCGAGTCCGCGATCTCCAGCGGGACCTCCAGAGGGGGCTCAGCGGAGGCCTCCGCCGAGTTCCCCGCCGGCCGGCCCTCGGACTCGATGACCCTCATCGTCGCCATGCCCGCGAAATTAGCGGTCCGTACACCCGGCGCGTCAAGGACGCGACGCCATCCGGGGTCCCCCGTGAGGAGTACTGCCGTGCGCGGCCGAAATCCGCCTCTGAACCCCGTATTCCGCCGGAAGAACGGGGTCTCGCAGTTGTCGCGCGGTCTCGGAGAGTAGTTGTGGAGCGCCAATGCACGCAGCATCACTTACGAAGGGTTATGGTGGAAACCCCCCCTCGGGCCGGTCCGTCTCCCCCCCACGGACCGGCCCGTTTTTTGTGCCCGCGCGCCGGAGCCCGTCGATCAAGGCCGCCGCCCTCCCCGTTATGGTCAGGGACATGTCGAACGATTTCCCCCCGCCGCAGCAGAATCCGCAGGTCACCCCCCAGGGCCACCCCCAGCCCGGCCCTCCGAACAACCCCCAGCCAGGCCTGCCGACTTACCCCGGCCCGTCCCAGGACCCCGCGTACGCCTACGGCCCGATGGCGCCGCAGCGGATGCCCGGCTCCGTCCGAGCCGCGCGGATCGTCCTCTGGGTGCTCGCCGGCCTCGTCATCATCGGCTCGATAGGGATCGCCGCCACGGGCGACTCGGAGACCGCGGGCGCCGCCGTCGGGGTGAACTTCCTGCTCATGGTGGCCGCCGGCCTGGCCTTCCGGTTCCCGAAGGGGGGCGGCGGTCTCCGCGTGGCCTGCATCGTCCTGATGGCGCTCCACGCCCTGAGCGCGCTCGCCGGGGCGGCGGGCGGCAACCCCGGCGGCCTCGTGCCGCTCCTCGGCGCCATCGCGGTGATCATCCTGCTCGCCCAGGGGACCGCGGGCGCCTGGTTCAACCGCCCGCGCCCCTAGGACGACCCCTCTCAGCCGCCAGGGCGACCCCTCTCAGCCGCGCCCGGCCCAGATGTTGGTGCCGGGCGTCGAGACCGCGAACGTGTCGATGGCCGAGAGCTCCGCGTCCGTCAGCTTCGGGCCGGCCAGCGCCGCCACGTTCTCCTCCAGCTGCTTCACGCTGGAGGCGCCGATCAGGGCCGAGGTCATCCGCTCGTCGCGGAGCACCCAGTTGAGGGCGAGCTGGGCGAGCGACTGGCCGCGGGCCGCGGCGATGTCGTTCAGCCCGTTGAGCCGGCGCACGACCTCGTCGCTCAGCAGGTCCGGATCCAGGGACTTGCCCTGTGTCGCGCGCGAACCCTCCGGAATGCCCTTCAGGTACTTGTTGGTGAGCAGCCCCTGGGCGAGCGGCACGAAGGAGATGCAGCCCATCCCGGCGCGCTCCAGCGTGTCGAGGAGGCCGTCCTCCTCGGTCCAGCGGTTGATCATCGAGTACGACGGCTGGTGGATGAGCGCCGGCACGCCCATCTCCCGCAGCAGCCGCGCCGCTTCGGCGGTCTGCTCGCTGTCGTACGAGGAGACGCCCACGTAGAGCGCCTTGCCCTGCTGGACCGCGGACGCGAGCGCGCCCATCGTCTCCTCCAGCGGGGTGTCCGGATCGAAGCGGTGCGAGTAGAAGATGTCGACGTAGTCGAGGCCCATCCGCGACAGCGAGGCGTCCAGCGAGGAGAGCAGGTACTTGCGGCTGCCCCACTCGCCGTACGGGCCGGGGTGCATGAGGTAGCCCGCCTTGGTCGAGATGATCAGCTCATCGCGGTACGAGGCGAAATCCTGTGCGAAGAGCTTGCCGAAGTTCAGCTCCGCCGAGCCGGGCGGGGGGCCGTAGTTGTTCGCCAGGTCGAAGTGCGTGACGCCCAGGTCGAAGGCGCGGCGCAGGATCGCGCGCTGCGTGTCCAGGGACTTGTCGTCACCGAAGTTGTGCCAGAGGCCGAGGGAGACCGCGGGCAGCTTCAGTCCGCTGCGGCCCGTACGCCGGTACTCCATCGAGTCGTAGCGGTCCGCCGCCGCGCGGTACAAAGACGTGTCGTTCATGGGGATGAAGCTACTTCAGCGGCGCCGACCCGACTTCGGTGGGAGGCCTCCGCAGCGGTAGGGTGTCGCCCTCGGGGACTGCCCTAGGCGCACCCCTTGAGGACCGCCATCTGCTGGAGGGGCTGACACACGTGAACCTGCGCGACCTGGTGTACGGACTTTACGCACGCCGGGTGGAAGGCCGCCTCGACCACGACCAGGTGCCCAAGCACATCGGGGTCATCCTCGACGGCAACCGCCGCTGGGCGAAGGCGTCCGGCGGGACCACCGCACAGGGCCACCAGGCCGGCGCGCACAAGATCGAGGAGTTCCTCGGCTGGTGCGCCGAGACCGACGTCGAGGTCGTCACGCTGTGGATGCTCTCCACCGACAACCTCGACCGGCCCGAGGAGGAGCTGACCCCGCTCCTCGGCATCATCGAGGCCACCGTCCGCTCGCTCGTCGCCGACGGCCGCTGGCGCGTGCACCACGTCGGCGCCCTCGACCTGCTGCCCGCCCGCACCCAGGCCGTCCTGAAGGAAGCCGAACAGGCCACCCACGACAACACCGGGATACTGGTCAACGTCGCGGTCGGTTACGGCGGCCGCCAGGAGATCGCCGACGCGGTGCGCTCGCTGCTCCTGGACCACGCCGACAAGGGCACCAGCCTGGAGGAGATCGCGGAGAGCGTCGACATCGACCTCATCTCCAAGCACCTCTACACCAGCGGCCAGCCGGACCCCGACCTGGTGATCCGTACGAGTGGCGAACAGCGCCTGTCGGGCTTCATGCTCTGGCAGTCCGCTCACTCCGAGTACTACTTCTGCGAGGTCTTCTGGCCGGCCTTCCGGAAGGTCGACTTCCTGCGTGCGCTGCGCGATTACGCGGCCCGCCACCGCCGCTACGGCGGCTGACACCCGCACGCCCCTGAGGCCGGGGTCACCCGGAGTTAACCAACGCGTCGTCATATGCCCTGGCATGGCTGCGCTTGTTCGAGGGAATAAGCCTTCCAGGTCGACGTCCTAGCAGTACCCGAAAGGGACGTCGTATCTCAGCGGACGCCATGAGGCCGTCCGCCCGGGAGGCCCTTTGCACCAGGACGACCGTGTGAGCAGCGCGGGCGACGTGGAGGGCCGGCGCTCGGCCCGCGCATCGCGGCCGCGCCGGGCCTGGATCACACCCGCCGGCCCGCCCGGAATCCCTCCCGTCGCTCCCCGACCTCATCCGAGGGGGTACGTCCTTCCGTGGTGACCAGCACAAAGCGCCGCATGCCCGACAGGCGCACCTATGTTCTCGACACCAGCGTCCTGCTGGCCGATCCGAACGCCCTGACCCGCTTCGACGAGCACGAAGTCGTGCTGCCCGTCGTCGTGGTGACGGAGCTGGAGGCCAAGCGGCACCATCCGGAGCTCGGCTACTTCGCCCGGCAGGCGCTGCGCCTGCTGGACGACTTCCGCATCCGGCACGGCCGCCTGGACGCCCCGATCCCGATCGGGGATCTGGGCGGCTCGCTGCGCGTCGAGCTCAACCACTCCGATCCCGGCGTGCTCCCGGCCGGTTACCGGTTGGGGGACAACGACTCCCGCATCCTCGCCGTAGCCCGCAACCTCCAGGCCGAGGGGTACGACGTCACGGTCGTCTCCAAGGACCTGCCGCTCAGAATCAAGGCGTCGTCCGTCGGACTCCTCGCCGAGGAGTACCGCGCGGAGCTGGCCATCACGGACTCCGGCTGGACCGGCATGTCCGAACTGACCCTCTCCGGTGAGCAGGTCGACCTCCTCTTCGAGGAAGACCACCTGTACGTCCCCGAGGCGGCGGAACTGCCCGTGCACACGGGCCTGACCATCCAGTCCGAGCGGGGCAAGGCGCTGGGCCGCGTCACGGCCGAGGGCAACGTCCGCCTCGTACGCGGCGATCGGGAGGCCTTCGGCATCAAGGGGAGGAGCGCCGAACAGCGGATCGCCCTCGATCTGCTCCTCGACCCGGACATCGGGATCGTCTCGATGGGCGGGCGCGCGGGAACCGGCAAGTCGGCGCTCGCGCTCTGCGCGGGCCTGGAGGCCGTCCTGGAGCGCAGGCAGCACCAGAAGGTGATGGTCTTCCGGCCGTTGTACGCGGTCGGCGGGCAGGAGCTCGGCTACCTCCCCGGCACCGAGGCCGAGAAGATGGGCCCCTGGGCGCAGGCGGTCTTCGACACGCTCGGTTCGGTGGCGGGCAAAGAGGTCATCGAGGAGATCAGCGCGCGGGGGATGCTGGAGGTCCTGCCGCTCACCCACATCCGCGGGCGCTCGCTGCACGACGCGTTCGTGATCGTGGACGAGGCCCAATCCCTGGAGCGGAACGTCCTGCTGACCGTTCTGTCCAGGATCGGGGCGAACTCCCGTGTCGTCCTCACTCATGACGTCGCCCAGCGCGACAACCTCCGCGTGGGGCGGTACGACGGAGTGGTCGCCGTCGTCGAGAAGCTGAAGGGGCATCCGCTCTTCGCCCACGTCACCCTCACCCGGTCCGAGCGTTCGCAGATCGCGGCCCTGGTGACCGAAATGCTGGAGGACGGCCACATCTGAGTCAGTTCACGGCGTATACGCGGTAGTTGGCGCCGCCCGGTGAAGCGAAGGAGCCTAGCCGGGCGGCGTCGTCGTGCGCGCCTCTTTCCGGAAAACTCCTGGAGCAAACGGCGTGTGAGCTTTCCCACGCAACGGAGAATTGCCTTGCGGTGTCGAGCTGGGGCAGAGTCTGGGTCCTGTCAGGCCCCGCATGCGACACACGTGTACCCCCAGCGGTACGAAACCCCAGAACTTCATAGTGGCCGTCGCATGCCGCCCGAGCACCACGCGGCGCTCCCCACGCGGGAGTTGTCCACCGGGCCCGTGCCTCCCGTGACCGATCGCAAGCGGAGGCCAGCGCCAGGGGCACGATTGCGTCCGCGAGGTCACCTATGCGGGCGATGCTGGAAGGAAACCGTGTGAGCCGGATTTCGGTCCGGGGATTCGCCGTGGCATCCGCCACCGCGGTCACCACCGTCGGAGCTGTCGTGGGTGTCGCCTCGGGCAACACCCAGC
This window contains:
- a CDS encoding PhoH family protein, which translates into the protein MVTSTKRRMPDRRTYVLDTSVLLADPNALTRFDEHEVVLPVVVVTELEAKRHHPELGYFARQALRLLDDFRIRHGRLDAPIPIGDLGGSLRVELNHSDPGVLPAGYRLGDNDSRILAVARNLQAEGYDVTVVSKDLPLRIKASSVGLLAEEYRAELAITDSGWTGMSELTLSGEQVDLLFEEDHLYVPEAAELPVHTGLTIQSERGKALGRVTAEGNVRLVRGDREAFGIKGRSAEQRIALDLLLDPDIGIVSMGGRAGTGKSALALCAGLEAVLERRQHQKVMVFRPLYAVGGQELGYLPGTEAEKMGPWAQAVFDTLGSVAGKEVIEEISARGMLEVLPLTHIRGRSLHDAFVIVDEAQSLERNVLLTVLSRIGANSRVVLTHDVAQRDNLRVGRYDGVVAVVEKLKGHPLFAHVTLTRSERSQIAALVTEMLEDGHI